The sequence below is a genomic window from Cicer arietinum cultivar CDC Frontier isolate Library 1 chromosome 6, Cicar.CDCFrontier_v2.0, whole genome shotgun sequence.
CGTGCTAGCAGTGTGCAACTGCCTGAAATGTGCCCTAGGCGCGGATTTATGTGCTTCAGGCGCACGAGACCAGTGACAAAACTGGaaaaatgcgcttcaagcgcggATTCGTGCGCCTCTAGTGCGCGACCAATGAAAAACTTCTTGGAATGCGGTTCAAACTCGGATTTGTGCGCCTTAGGCGCGCGCAACCAGTGACAAACGTCCTggaatgcgcttcaagcgcaaaGGCCGCACTTCATGCGTGAATGATGCTGATCCAAACAATAAAATCAATCCCCAACACATCTTTTTGATTCATTGCTCATACCTAACATCAATAACTAATATAACTAGCAATTACTAACTAACAATGAAACTAATTAGATTAAAATGAAACTGAAATGCAAAAATACCGTGTAAAGGATACGAATTTGGGTTTCCTTCCAATAAGCGCTTGTTTAatgtcttgagcttgacgttCCACTATTCAAATGGTGATCATATTGATGAACTCCATTGAAAGTTTCGACTCTCCCCCTAAGTAGGGTTTGAGTCTTTGTCCATTCACCTTGAAGTTCCGGTTTCAATGTGTGTCTTCCAACTCCACAACACCATATGGAAATACCTTGATGATTTTGAAAGGGCCTAACcatcttgactttagttttcctggaaacaacttcaatcttgagttgaagagaagaactagttctccttcttggaactccttgaatttaatttttctgtCATGCCACTacttggttttttctttatatatcttCATGTTTTCATATGCAGAATTCTGGAACTCCTCTAACTCGTGAAGCTGAAGAACTCTCAACTCGCCTGCCTTGACCAAGTCAAAAATCAAGTACTTCGTGGCCCAAAATGCTTGATGCTCCAGTTCAAGAGGAAAATGACAAGCTTTACCATACACTATTTGATACAGCGACATACCAAGGGGGTCTTGAAAGCTGTTCGATAGGCCTATagtgcatcatcaagtttctttgatcaatcttttcttgaagcattgACTGTCTTTTCAAGGATTCACTTGAGCTGCCTGTTGGATACTTCAACTTGCCCACTAGTTTGTGGGTGATATGGGGTTGCCACCCTATGACGCACATTGTATTTTCTCAAAAGGCATTCCAATTTTCGGTTTAGAAAATGAGTGCCCTTGTCATTAATCAAAGCTTGAGGCACGACAAAACGCGCAaatatgttcttcttgagaaatGTGATGACCTATTGCGAATCATTGGTTGGTGTAGAAACTGCTTCTACCCACTTTGAGACATAATCTACCGCCACCAAAATATAGACTTTTGCATATGAGGATGAGAATGGACTCATGAAGTCAATACCCCACACATCGAacacttctacttctaataCAGGATTTTGAGGCATCTCATCCCATTTTGAAATGTTATCAATGCGCTGGCATCAATCACACTTCTTCACATAGTTGAATGCATCTTTAAACAATGAAGGCCATAATAGACTCGATTGGAGAACTTTTGCTGCAGTTCGATCCCCACTGAAATGACCCTTATTATCAGAGTCGTGGCAGTGCCACAAGACTTTTTCTTGCTCCTCCTCAGTCACACACCTTCGCAACAACCCATCCACTCCTCTTTTGTATAGAAAGGGTTCATCCCATACATAGAATTTGGCATCATGGATAAACTTCTTTCGTTGTTGGTATGTGAAATCCGATGGAATTGCCTCACCTACTTTGAAATTAGCAAAGTCAGCAAACCAAGGTGCCTTGATAATTGTGAAGATGTGCTCATCAGCGAACTGGTCTCGTATTGGTCTAGTGTTGTCATCTTCCTCCACTTTCTCCAATCGAGATAGGTGGTCGGCTACAGTGTTCTCTAATCCCTTCTTATCTTGGATCTCAATGTCGAACTCTTGTAGTAATAGAATCCACTTGAGTAGTCTTTGCTTCGATTCCTGCTTAGCaaacaaatacctcaaggcaACATGATTAGTATAAACAATAACTTTcgatcctaataaataagatCGAAATTTATCAAAGCGTAAACTACaactaataattcttttttagtTGTGGCATAATTGTGTTGTGCCTGATTCAAAACATGACTAGCGTAGTAGATTACACGCAACAAATTATCCtttctttgtcccagaactGCCCTGATAGCATTATCACTagcatcacacatgatttcaaaaggtagtgaccaGTTAGGTGCAGTGATAATGGGGGCagttatcaacttattttttaaattgttaaaagcattcaaacaatcctcattgaatttgaaaggtGTGTCTTTCACAAGTAGGTTTGTAAGAggttttgcaatttttgaaaaGTCTTTTATAAATATCCTATAAAATCCAGCATGGCCTAAAAAGCTTCTAATGCCTTTTTTATTGGTAGGAGGGGGAAGTATTTCAATAACATCAACTTTGACTTTGTCAACCTCGATCCCCTTGTGGGAGATTCGGTGGCCTAACACAATTCTCTCTCTTAccataaaatgaaatttttcccaatttaggaccaagttagatttttcacacctttctaatacaagagatagactagtcaaacaattatcaaaagatgAACCAAAGACATAAAAGTTGTCCATAAATACTTCGATATGTTTCTCAATCATATCAGAGAATATGGACATCATGCACCTACCAATATTTCGATATGTGACAGGAGCATTACACAGTCCAAATGACATCTATCGATAAGCAAACACCCCATACGGACATGTAAATGTAGTTTTCTCTTGATCCTCGGGTGCTACAGATACTCATGTCCAGCTAGTCGCTCAAGCATATGGTCAATGAAAGGGAGTGAGAAATGATCCTTCTGCGTAGATCTTCTTAATATTCTATAATCAATACAAACTATCCACCCTATAACCATTCTTGTAGGGATTAGCTCGTTCTTTTTGTTTGTGATGACAGCTGTTCCCCCCGTTTTTTGTACCAATTGGGCGGGACTCACCCAAGAGCTATCTGAGATGGGGTAAATGAGAGAGTAGCTTCTAGGAGATTTACCACTTCTTTCCTAATCACTTCTTTCATTTTCGGATTCAATCTTCTTTGGGGTTGTACAACTGGTTTGTGATTGTCCTCCATTAGGATTTTGTGCATGCAAAAAGTCGGACTTATTCCCTTCAAGTCCTTAACGGACCAACCGATGACACCCTTATGCTTCCGCAGAATTCTCAACAACTTATCTTCTTGTAAACCACTCAAGCTTGCACTAACGATAGCTGGATTCTTATCTTTTTCACCCAGGAATATGTATTTTAAATGATGAGGCAACTGTTTGAGTTCCATCTGTGatgtctctttctttttctctaaggACTTGTCTTCATCCCCTTTCAACTCCTCCCATCTAGTAGGGAAACGGGGGGAGGGgggagggggggggggggggggggagtaagatggtgatgcttctaacactttccttaacaacatcttggggtaggcataacactCTTCCTAGTGCCAAAATGGGTGCTTGATGCTCAATTTCTTCGTTGACTATCACATCTACGATCTCGATTCAATTGCACCcttctatttattttgaatGTTCCATGGCTTTCATAATATTGAAAGTGACAGTTTCTTCATCTACCTTTAAAGTTAAGGTGCCATCCGCTACATCAATCATAACTCGCCCTtttgctaagaacggtctccccaaaatcaaaggaatttCATTGTcctcctccatgtctagtaccatgAAATCCATTgggaaaatgaacttattcacCTTGACTAACACATCTTCTACCACTCCATACGAGTGTTTCATTGAATGATCCGCAAATTGTAACATTAGTTGTGTGTCATTGACTCTTCCAATGCCTAGCTTTTTGTATATGGAGAGGGGAATAAGACTTACACTAACCCTAAGATCACACAgggccttcccaaaagttctatttccaatagcACAAGGGATAGAGAAGCTTCCAtgatccttgagcttcggtggCAGCTTTCTCTGTAAGATGTCACTACACTCTTCGGTAAGCATCAATGTTTCCCCgccaattcttttttttttttttgacaaaatttccTTCATGAATTTGGCATATGTCGGAATCTGTTCTAAtgcttctgcaaaaggaatgtttaTTTGcagttttttaaaaacatcaagaaatttactaaattgtttttcagtttcttcctttcttaatctttgagggaatggaagtcgaatttatggttttggcagtggttcccttttttgtaccacatgttCATCCTCCTTTTCAAGAACGACGTGCTCCTACACTAATGTCGGTGTGACCATTTCCTCTGGGTGAGTTGAAGTCGGAGTACTTCCACTCTGTTTGGCTTTaggtggtacttgttcacttaccttgtcACTCCTCGTTGTCACTGCATTAACTTTATTTTGTGGATTTGAGACTGTGTCACTAGACAAATTTTCAagcgttctttgtgccatttgttgagcaagttgacccagtTGGGTTTCTAGATTCTTTATTGATGCAAAGTGATTTTTCTgaatggctcttgactcttcaatgaaagaacttgtgcttgttactaatttctccatagcactctcccaagcagcctttcgAGGTGGGACTTGGTTTGTTTGAGCTCTTTGTTGACCCTAAGATCCACCATGCTTatctctccaagaaaaatttggatgatttctccaaccagggttgtacgtactagagtatGGATTGTTCTGCTTCCcgttattactcacaaaattcaccTCTTCTAGTTCTTCTATCTCGTTATCATCCAGTGCTTCACAAGCTCTATTTTTATGTGCTCCCCCACAAAAGTTACAATCGGTATGCTTCAATAATTTGACAGGGACCACatggggttgtatatttagagttgTCATCCCtttctttatctcagtggcaATAACCTCTTCTATTTGTTTTGAGAGCAACCTGCCTGGAGTCaacccatccataacattcaattccaatataccacttgttgacccaccacctctgtcatataacatcatttgttcatttgatgccatgaccTCAATAGTTTTTCGTGCTTCTGATGCagtcttgtaattcaaagaaccccTAACTGTaacatccaacataattctagtgctaggCCTCAAACCATTATAGAATATTTGCATAtgggcagtgtcgtcataagcattATTGGGGCATCCTGCTAGTAAACTCTTGAACATCCTAtaagtgtcacgaagagattcTCTCTCTTTTTGTTTGTAATTGGAAATCTCTTGCCTCTTTCTAACTAACACAACTGGGGGAAAGTATTGTTctaagaacttatcttcaaggtcaTCCCACATGGTAATGCTACTGGCAGGAAATGAGTTaagccactccttagcatcattTGTCAATGGCAATGGAAATAATCTCAATCTTTTGCCTTCTTCAGAACAACCATCCAttttcactgtttcacataattcaaagaagtttgtgaggtgtctattggcgtcttcgttatgtttagcggaaaaatgaatctccttTAACTCTCGGAATAGAGCATGGCTCACTTTAAACTTGTTAATTGTAACTGGTTGGTTATGGATGGCCAACCAAGCACAGTTTCTATTTCAATTCCCATACTCGTCGAGGGTACGTTCAGGTGGTGGTGGATCAGccattttcaaaaatatgaagaaatcccCAAATCTTATTCTTCCACTACTAACTATCTTTCCATTTGTCTCCTTTCTTGAACCGCTTTTCGATTTGCTTTTGCAGTTTTTTCGATTTTTGGATCAAAGAAAAGTTCAGCTGATGGTTGGCCTCatatacaaggttagacaaattgtgagtaatgaacaattttaaaataaagaaagataaataattaagtaaaaattagagggttttaaaacaattttttgttttcaaaattaaaaataaaataaaagcaaaaattttattgcaaagcaaaaaatttcaattaagtaaataaattaaattcaatagtgatatggcaattgAGGGCAACGACACCAAAAACCTGATAGCGTTTCatcaagtgtactgaatcgttgcaagtaataataaaatggtagtatcgagtgtcgaactcaaggattgggttttactatcgaattatatttaattactaaaattgaacaaaaaattcccaagttgattgaaataatatttaaaattaacaatagtaataaaattgatcctttataataagaaaaatgtcagggatgagtttcacttcaaatccaaccatggtgtctaatttgatcctagttactgaatttctctattgatttattatcgaattctctttattattcttgccctaatttcttaatgaaataacctttaattcaaaagtaacccctaattccatagtggatttaagattagaattaagccttaccgtacaacaattctctttttaaactattgcctttgcaactactttaattggtttcatgacctgcatttATCCCtaaactacaaattcatgaatttctcatctcaagcattcgtaaagtccactcccgtttcaaaatacgaatcgaagaacattttaatgttgatcaagcaataaaaatcattaagtaCAGAGAtgatataaataattcaataacctcattcatataaatagaaatcaa
It includes:
- the LOC140920706 gene encoding uncharacterized protein — its product is MELKQLPHHLKYIFLGEKDKNPAIVSASLSGLQEDKLLRILRKHKGVIGWSVKDLKGISPTFCMHKILMEDNHKPVVQPQRRLNPKMKEVIRKEVVNLLEATLSFTPSQIALGCMMSIFSDMIEKHIEVFMDNFYVFGSKVIVYTNHVALRYLFAKQESKQRLLKWILLLQEFDIEIQDKKGLENTVADHLSRLEKVEEDDNTRPIRDQFADEHIFTIIKAPWFADFANFKVGEAIPSDFTYQQRKKFIHDAKFYVWDEPFLYKRGVDGLLRRCVTEEEQEKVLWHCHDSDNKGHFSGDRTAAKRIDNISKWDEMPQNPVLEVEVFDVWGIDFMSPFSSSYAKVYILVAVDYVSKWVEAVSTPTNDSQ